The Vitis vinifera cultivar Pinot Noir 40024 chromosome 7, ASM3070453v1 genomic interval TGCCAGGAAAAGTGAAATGTCCATTGGTCTCTAGGAAAAGCCATAATGTTGTCGTGATCAATTTCACTTTAAGTTAGGCTTAATTAACCCCATCAAGGAGCTAGCATGCAAGTTTATCCATCGAACAAGACAAGTGATTGATTCCCACATCACCTTGTCGGATTTGATGGAAAACAGAAATTAAAGCTTAATCTCTAGGCGTATTCTAACATGCCATGAAccacagaaaaaagaaaagatagagAAAAGATGTAATACTTACCGAAGTTTGCCCCAGTAGTTGCTGGAATAtcagtcaccaacctaaaaagTTCATTCAGAGAAGGATGTTGATTAATCAGCAGATGATAAGCATAACATTATTGAAAAGTAAGGGTAAGCCCATCTTTGACTTGGGGTTGGGGGTGGGGGGCGCTCTAAAGGAAGATAAAAGTTGATGGAAATTGAAAGCTAAACCCAACAGATACCCAGAATCATAAGTACAGAAATAAGTGGGAGAAATTGAAAGGGAAGTGATGCTGACAGTGAAAACAATAACAATGAATTTGGGCGAAATTAAAAAAGGGTAGGCAAGTGGGGATAAAGGGTATGTTGCCCATACCATGTGCATGGTACTTGTAGGACCCCACGGTATATCCCTGGAAAGCTGAAACCTTGTAAATACGAAAGCTACTTTTTAATTGAAGTGGCCCTTTTGCCCAAAATCAACCAATCAGGTGATCGTCAACCACAGAAACAAAAACTGCAGAGAGAGGTGGAGAGAGAGGGGTATCCTCCTCTGTCTTTTTCTACAAGTGAACAGTACTGCAGTAGCTTTCCTACAAGATTGGTAGTTTTTACAGAAGTCCATCTTCTGAGCTTTTACAAAAACCCATCTTATATTTTCCAAAGAGATTAGTCTTTCCTTAGTTTGAGCGCCCAAGAAAGAGGTCCTCTCTTCCTTTCTTCAACCATATTCCCAATCCCCAACGACAAAAACTCTCCTCAGTCCtcacgcacacacacacaaacatcCAAGGCAGTTTCTCGTCAGTTCAAACAACCACACAACCACCAAAACCCAGGCATATCTAGTGCGCATctctatgtgtgtgtgtgagagagagagagagagagaaacaacTCATAGCCCCCCAAACCCAGACATAGCATGTCTCCATGTATGAgaaagagagacagagagaaagagaggggaAGAGGGAGAGTCCTAACCAATGTAAGTACTCCCTTAGGTTCGGATTACTGGGGCTTGGAGCGTCAGGGTCCACCATAACCTGCATGCAAATGGATAACAAGGTGAGTCAACTTCAAATGTGATCATAATAAAGTAAAGGAAGGAGACGGAGACGGAGacggaggaggaggaggaggaggaggaggaggaggaggaggaagggGGGGTGAGGGGTGAGGGGCAGGAGACAAACCAAAGTATAGAAGGTCCTCAAGTCATCCCCTCCAATGTCCACCCTAGGTTGGCTGACTAGCTGAGAGGGTCTGAACTCACAgccatttgctacttctctatTATTGTAGGTCACCCTCAGAGTGATGGACCTGAGAAAGGGGTCCAGAACATCCCCGACAACGCGCCCAACAACAAGAGGATCCCTTTCCCTAGGCATCACACACACCTCACCGATACAATACAAGAGGGAGCTATCCAAACTGTATTGATCTATGGATTGTTTGCAAATATCATAGAGCCTCGGCCTCTGAATATATAACTAGTCCGGTGCTATCTGCCTTTATTTCTTATTCCATCGATGGaatctatcttttatttttttgagtttttgtttttgtctcAACAAAAGTCCTAAGATATCAGTTTGGCGCATAACCTCTTTCCCTTTTAGACTTAAAGTGAAGTGGACCTAGTTTATATTCGGTTTGATTGATACTCGCAGAAGTCGGTCCACAGCATCCCACCATTAATGTACAACATATCTGAACCTCCTCGTTGATTTGTAAAAAGTCTCCAAAGAGAAAAAACCTTGTATCAAAATCTGAGCATCCTGCTTTACACATGGCATTACTTGATTTGACACATCCTTTTCTAGGTTTAATTTCCGATGACCAGTTCAGGGACGGTGggttttgatttattatcaACCAACTTCAATTACATGATCATTTTGTCCTTGATATTTCTACTAATTTCTCTCCGCGAATATTGTTCTGGTCATACTGATTTGACGCATGGTGTAGGCCTGATATTGGTCAATCAGTCCAACATGATAAAATTCCATTAAACCTTGTTGGATATGATCATggatatattcatatatattactTAGTAGCCTGAAATCAATAATTCCCGATGAACCCACCTCCCAAACATGTCTCTGAATTCATTCTTCTAAAATTAACAGGCACTTAATTGGCAATGTGATTGTGGTCATACTTGGCCTGCAACCAAAAAAGCTACAAGGTTAAAAGAAGATTCTCATGAAAGAATAAAGAGCTTTCTCATCTGGACTAAGGTAATTACCATTTTTAGACAGCAGCGTGACTCCAACTTCCAAAACAAGTTAGACACTGAAACAGGAGTTGTTGCCTCCCACTCACATTAATCGAGGGATATTTTTCTTATAGGGCCCCCATAAAGGCCATTTCAAATGCAaaggccatttttttttttttttaattctttcccTTTTCCTAATTATAATAAATGGTTTTTCTCTGCTATTTTCGTACGtcttttaaagttaaatatacATGTTATTCCAAGTATTACTTCTGTGGTTGATCAGTTTAGAACTGTCATATTGAGTGCTTTGCTGATGTTTGGACAGTAGATGGGAAGTTGCCAGTTACCACCCCATGTACTACTTACCATCCAAACCCCCAAGTCTTTTTCACAATCCCATTTTTCTATGACATAACCTGCTGGCCCTTCCAAAGTGGTGTCACATTTTAATTTCTACATCACCGCACATGCATCACCATGTACATCTAATTTGTCCCGGATATATTTGAAGTTGTTTTCGTGCAATGTGATGTTTTGTCCCggtatatttgaaattattttcttgtgatTTATAGGAGAATTGTGTTTCCATCCTGTTGGACTGGATAATTGAATTAAGATCTTTTTATCACCCATGATTGATTTCAAGTATATGagataataatgaataaaaaaactcatttaactcatttttgtctttattctatcACTCTTTACATATCACTATTAGcaaattctttcttatttaacaattttaaaatttttctttgtttttttaaaactcttttataaataattgaaaaatcaatattattttatatttttaaattataaataaacaaaattatattgatgatttaaaaattattttgaaaaataatttctaaaaaatgttaatttaaataaataaaaattatcttttatattttagaagtaaataatttaacgactaaaatattatttaaaataaatatattcactatttttttatacttaaaaatattttaaaatattctttttcttattatgaaataaaaagtttaatttttttttagtcttcttccttccttattttaataactttttgaatatGACTTTAATAATAAGTTATAGGAAATGTtgtaaatttgtttaataaggatttttttaatgatttgaataaattgaaaatttatcaaaataagaaaaagaaaaaaaaaaagaggatgaatgaagagtttttattttaaatattcaataaaaatattttcatataacttaATTTTAGATGGGAATTATATCAATACACAGTAgatattgattttttcttatataaaatggttAAATGGTGTATTTACTCATTTTAGATGCAAATAAGAAgttacaaattatatatattatatttgagtttggttcaaaaatatttttctaatttttatttttattttctatattatcctttttgaaaatacatttaattaaaaatgaaaactatttttaaaaattaaaatcttgtttagtactattttttcatatgaaaataataaaaagacatAAAAAAGTTTGACCCTAAgtcatacactttatttaactcccacATGGAAATTCCAATACTTTTTACAGTAATGATGTTTAGGGAAAATTTTTTTACCTTAAGTCATTCATCATTTTCTCAATCAAATCATTAGAAACATGGTTAACACACCTACATGAACACAAAACTTAGAGGGATATggaatttgtgtcattgtacaaaaGTATTACACTAACCGTACAATGAAAATATACTAAGTATATAAGGGTGTATAAGGCTAtcatttgtaaaatattttaatcgaTTATGAActacattttattttccttgttacCCACATATTGTACACTTAtgtcatacactttatttaactttcatataaaaattataatatttttcacaataatgatatttagagaaaaaattGACCAGGAGAGAAATGAAATTTGTACCACTATACAAGGGTATTAAACTAACTGTACAAAGGAAATATACAAAGTATACAAGGGTATACAAGACTgccatttttgaaaaatttcagTTGATTCTAAATCActcatttattttccttgtcacccaaagATTGTATTATGGATACATAATTTAGGAGATGTATGAAATTTGCACCACTATACAAGattacactaattgtataaGGGAAATGTACCGAGTGTATAAGAGTGTACAAGACTCCTAATGggttttgtacaatttttaaacaacttgagtttgacattagaacgattattgatagttttttttttttttttcctaccaAACTATGAGAAATAATATCCAACACATTTATTATTTcgtaagtaagaaacaaaaaaaatatttgctaaggtatttaaaaaatatttatcatatattctataagtttgaaaaaaaaatatatttaatgatgtctaatttgtaagttagaacaaacaaataatactaatattttataagatgtttaaaaattatttaatatatgagAGAAATAatgtaagtttgaaataaagaataatatttattatatattatgtaagtttgaaaaaaaaagaataatatttgatgaggtatttaaaagttatttatttctaaaatatatttgataataataatttttaatcatttattttttatatttaatttattattagagaaaaatgattgataaattatttaacttgGTCCCACTGATAAATAGAggataaaatagtaaaaaagttaaaaaagagaataagaaaGGTGGGGGTGATcgaaaatctttttatttaatagtgAAAGGTATTTTAGagaatttttaaagataatatcCTTTCtcttttaagtttaattatGAGTGATAATCGTACCTCGTCTTAAATATCTACCCAACTGGGTGggaacacaattctccctttttgTTGTCTTCCGGCTGTGGTCTCCTACAATTTTCGTGGGAACAAGTTCAGTTGAGCCCACACAGGATATCTCATACTGGCTACAAAAGTTTCGATGTGACAGACATTTTGTTGGTTCCACGGCACTTTGAGGGGAATGGTTTTATGCAGCAGCAATAACATTTATGATAATCTCATtaatttctttacttttcttCTGAATGCTGATTACTTTTCTGCTCATCTGAACTTCTAGGGGGCCTGCATGAAAACCTACAGCCACTTAATTATTAgggtttccttttctttcttttcgttttcttttcctttgggATCGAATCTGGACGTACGGGAGACAAAAAATGGCATAGTTACCAAACCAACAAAGCAAGAGGGTCATTATCAAAACTCTGAGAATCAcagaaaatataaagattaaatcaaCTAAATGTATGTATGGCCTATGTTTTCTTTTCACTACTGTAATTGATGGTAGATTATGACTGCTCAGCTAGATGAGTACTTGTACAATCTCAGGCTCAGGATTAGTATTATATACttgaagaaaaagataaaagaaaaagtagtgatggctaaaataagaaaaagaaaaaagaaaagttgtaATGGCTATAAAAGAACCTAAGGGAATTGTTCGATAAAGCTAAAGAGGGGATCAGATCACTCAGTAGAAAAACTCAGATTTGTAAAAGGCCAAACAACGACCGACCATTCTTAGATAACAACGTCAAGAATTCCATAGACTGGAACCCACTTCTCCTCTTTTGTGTACCTTGAGATATTGGGCATTTTATGGATACAATTTGTTTGGTAGCTCCACACCAGCCAAAAACTTTTATCGGTAACAAACGATATGGGTATCAACCATTCATAAGGTCAGTAGCAAAGATAGAATAATTCAGGTAAGTTTCCGACACACCTGATGGAATTTGATTCTAACTGAATCAACAATGGACCTTTTAAAGAATACCTGCATGTATAGAAATGGCCCTGGATCATCTTCTTCATGCATGcagttttataatattttatgcatgaaattcaatcaaattaaaTGCCAAAAAATCTTCATActaatgtgtatatatatatgtatgattaTACATACCATCTGATCAAAACCTTACGGACTGCACTATCGTGAAACTGCACTACTGTGTTAAAGTTGCAAGTGGACAGAAAGAGAATCTGAGTGGAGTTTTTCTCAGCTACTGTCAcctttcatttatatatataaatgtatttaatcttTGGTGAAGAAGAAGTCATGGTCACGGAAGAAACCTTCCCAATATGGAAAGGATTAGCCAGGCTGATAAGCCACAAGTCTTGCGCATGCATCTCTAAGAAAAGCACAACCTTTGCTTAGTGCATGCCTTTTGTCTAGcaaattttgaaagtgtattaTGTCGAAGCTGCTTTTCATTATCCCTGATGGTAATGTGCCACCTACaacaaatatatgtttttgtcAGGAAATTAATTTGTGAGTTGTGGTTAGAGTTttacacccaaaaaaaaaaaaaaaaacctttattcATGATGGGTGTATACCGTGTATTGCAAGAAGTTGCAAAAATGGGAAGCAGTCACCTCCATTGCACAGAATAAAAGAaacttcccccccccccccaaaaaaaagtCACAATAAAATATCACCTTTTgccatgaaataaaatattcattgcCAATAGCCACATTTCACCATGAGAAGAATTGTGGTAAAATTCACTTTCCatattgaatgaaaaaaaaaaatcaaaaacaaaaaggttattaatttggatgcttttttttaaaattttttttttttatgttgcatTTGCTAACACAatgtatttgaaaaataaagaagcTTCTGCACTAGTTCTACACAGCTGTATACTACGAGCTGCAAGTGGTGCGCAGAGCCTTGAAAGATGTAAGAGACCTAGTACCCAACATTAATGTGACCTTCACTTATCACCTAAAACAATGCCTTCTTTTTAGGTCAGAGTACCCTTGGTTCCAGTGACATGTCCTCCTTCCTTCTCCATCATTCCTTGCTACATCCAAActataatttcatttcatttcatttccctCAATATTTGAGATGATCGATCAGGAGAAATAATTAAGATTAGACAGTGCTTGCACATTGTTCATGGAGTCTGCTTCTTCAGTCCAAGATCTAATAATCTTTGATTCtcatgaattaattaaaacaataaatgtacatatttttttaataatcattcattgatgaagaaacataaaaaaatgccAGCTGAGAATGAAAAAGGATATGAAAAGTAGTATGACCAAAAGCTGGGTTTTGATAGGTTCCATCAAATTCATTTCGTATCATGTGTGTGATAGTGGGCCAAATCTGCCTTGCAAAGACAGCTTCAAAGTGTCCCTTTGGTAGTGCATCGTACACAAGGGGGATTACTTTTATTCTGTCCATGATATTTATTGGATGCCTTTCTGGCAATCAAAGCACTAGCAAAAGTGCTCTGTGaatgataaaaaacaaattaaagttCACACATCAACTTGTTGGGGAGACTTTGAATTATGGACATTGTGCACTTTATTTGAATCACCAGAAAGCTTTTATGCTTTATGCATCTGCAGAAAGAAAAAGGTGCGCAAGATTGTGAGATTTGCATTTACatcttaatataataaatactaCTTTTAACATCTATTAACCCAAAACATTGAGATGATCATACACATTATTTAGAGAGGAAGATTGTATCATTCCATTTTCAATAATGTAACAGTGCATTGATGTTCATTGTCATCGATCCTAGCTTAGTATTCAACTTGATTCTTATAATTGGTCAaccctatttttaataattaattttgtaagtCTTCATgacactcatttttttttttctaagtacGACGAGGCCTTTCTTtagttataaattaattttatgagttttcatgATGCTcgttcttctttttctcttgtgCGAGGTCTTTCCttcattttgaatatttttccaaGTCTTTATGATGCTTGACTTTTCCTTagtttgaaagtaattttctaAGACATCTTTCCTTagtttaaaagtaattttctaaGTCTTCATAATACTcgttcttcttctttccttagttcgaaagaattttttttttttaagtcttcatgatattcttcttcttcattcatCTTCTTTCCCTagtttgaaagtaattttataaGTCTTTATGAtgttcattctttttctttttttttcctgaaatgatttttttaaatcttctccTTCATTTATCTTCTTTCCTTagtttgaaagtaattttctaAGTCTTTACAATGTTTATTCattcttcttattcttcttcttgaagtgattttttttttaaatttccatataTTAAAGGCCTTTATTTagttattctttttcttctttcttctgaagttatttttttaaatccctATATATAAAAGGGCTTTTTCTAAATCTCTACATATACAAAGcctttattcttcttcttcctcttgaagtgatttttttaaatctatacaTATACAAGGCCTTTATTTACTCtcctccttcttcttcctcctcctcttcctaaagtgatttttttttaaaatcttttcttcttccttctcttgaagtgatttatttttaaatctcgTCTTactaaagtaatttttttaaatctccaCATATACAATGCCTAAACATGCCCTTATTTTGTTCTTTCTCCTCTtccaaaagtgtttttttttgttaatagatTATAGATACAAGGGCTTTATTTAGTTCTAAAAGAGATTTATTAAGTCTTCATAATACAAATTATTAAGTCTTCATAATaatcattcttcttcttcttcttcttcttaaagtgtttttttaagtCCTTATATGAGGCCCATATATGAGGCCTTTCCTTAGTTCTAAAGTAATTTTCTAAGTCTCCTtattcctatttatttttttaaatctatatatatGAGGTCTTTATTTAGTTCTAAAGTGATTTTCTAAGTCTTCATGATGCtcattcatcattttcatcatcatcttcttcttcttctttttatgctccttctccttctcctcctcttcttctttagTTCTAAAGTGATTTTCAAAGTCCCTATAGAGGGTCTTTCCTTCCTTAAAGTAATTATCATGATgctcattcttcttcttctttttcttctgctCCTCTTCTTTAGTTCTGAAGGGTTTTCCAAGTCCCTATACAAGGCTTTTGCTTGGTTGAAAAGTAATTTTCTAAGTCTTCATGatgcttttttttcttcttcttcttgtcttcttcttttcatcttattcttttcataaaaatattcttcttcttttttcttttcatagaAATATTACCAGTtggatttataaaaaatattgaaaaatatcgataacatcaaatgaaattttagacacaaaatatttataagataaaaattcatcaaacaaatagaaatattgagaaaaagtcTAGGAAATGATATTACAATTTTGATGGTgcatatttgaaattattttattaaaggacatagttttaaaagggtAAGACACACCTAAAATATAA includes:
- the FT gene encoding flowering locus T (The RefSeq protein has 2 substitutions compared to this genomic sequence), coding for MPRERDPLVVGRVVGDVLDPFLRSITLRVTYNNREVANGCEFRPSQLVSQPRVDIGGDDLRTFYTLVMVDSDAPSPSNPNLREYLHWLVTDIPATTGANFGQEIVCYESPRPTAGIHRFVFVLFRQLGRQTVYAPGWRQNFNTRDFAELYNLGLPVAAVYFNCQREGGSGGGRS